The genomic region GCTATCCGGATTGGGATTTTCGGGAATTTCTCCGGAACTGGGGATGGTGGCGAGGGCCACCCGATCGCCTCCCACTTCGCGCAACAAATCCAACACCTGCACCACGTCATTGTAACTGGCCATCTTCGACGCATACAGCACCAACAAGCCGTCTGGTCTGGCTTTCTTGTAAGCGCGCAACCACTGACTGAGTTCCTGACGATCGCGCGGTTGGTCGTCGATGTAAGTCTGTCCGAAACGATCCACGCTGACAATGAGCATTTCGCGCATTTGGGCGCTTCCCGTTTCCGCCTGGGGCAAATCGACGTTAATCGCTTGCTGGCGGGTAAGCTGCAAGGCGGCGAGCAAGAAAAAGGTCAGAATGCAAAAAATGACATCAATCAGGGGAATCAGTTCGATGCGAACTTCTTCGTCGGGGGAATCGAAGTTAATCTTCATCAGGTCAACGAGTCGGGAGGGAAGTGGAAACGAACACTAGAACCACAGGCGATCGCAGCCGATCTCCATCAGTCCTACTCTGGACTATTGGAACGATCGACTTTACCCGTTTCCTCAGCATCGGGAGGCGGGGGAGGGGGTTCGCTCAGACCGAGATCGCCATCGCCTCCCATTTTATAAGATCCCTGGGCGATCGGTTCCGGCGTCCACGGCGCTACCGTCGGCGCCGTTTCCGGCGAAGAATGAAGAACTTGAGACCAGTGCTGGCGGTAGAGCAATTCTAATTCGCTGCCGCACTTGCGAAACACCTTCATCTGAGAAAACAAGAACGCCTGAAACACCCGATAAAACGCTAAAGTAAAAATCGCCACCGCCAGACCCGTCGCCGTACTGATCAGCGCTTCCCCAATCCCGAGGGTGACCCCTTGGGTGGAAGCCGTACCGATATCGCCGATGCGGATCGATCCGAGGGAATTAATCAACCCCCACACCGTCCCGAACAATCCCAACAACGGGGATAACGCGATCACCGCTTCTAAAACTTTATCTCCCCGCCGCATGGAAGCCAACTCGTCATCGGCACTGGCTTCGAGGGCCAAGCGAAACACTTCCGGATCCGGCGTTTCCAGTTTCAACGGCGCGTAGAGAAACCGTCCTACTGGGGTTTTGCGCGCTTGTCGGGCAATTTCGTGGGCGACACGCCAATCGTAGCGGGCCGCTTCCAAAATTCGGTTGACCAGTTCTTTTTCTCTGCTCAGAACCGATCCCCAAAACCACAGGCGTTCGATAATCGTCCCGAGCGATAAGATCGACAGAAATAGCAACGGCCACATGGACACGCCGCCTTTCTGAAAAATCTCTTCAACATTCACGCGCTTCACCCTCCTCTATCAAGACGGTTCCCTTCTGTGACAATCGGATCTCTTTAACCCATCTATCCTAGGGTATTTTGATTCCATTCGTTCACAATGCTTTACAAGGGCAGCGCCACGATTCCGAAAATTTAGAGGAGTCGATCGCGCCGTTCGCCTCTCCCCGCGCTGTCTGAAGGATCCATACAAAAACGGAGCAGCGTCTCTCTCTTCAAGTCAGACGCTGCTCCGATCGAACCTAGAACTACGATTCCCTCGTCGAAGGGCGAACGACCGGAATCGAACCGGCGAATGGTGGAACCACAATCCACTGCCTTAACCACTTGGCTACGCTCGCCATCGCGTTAGCTACTATAACATACCGATCCCCATCGATCTACCCTTTTTTCGGAAAAAACGAAATTTTTCCCAAGGCGGCAGGAATAGGGCAGACATGGTTACCCTGGAAAGGATGGGTTCGCTAACTTGGCAAAAATCGTGTCGCTATGAAATACGTGCATGGGATAGCCTTACTCGGGGGGGTGGCCACGATCGCCCTAGGCGCCGCGATGGCGATCTCCAATCCGGGACTGGATCGCTACAACGAATACGCCACGGACGAAATTACCGGATATCTTCGAGAACAAGGCTGCGATCGCGTTCCCATCGCCCGCGATCGTTGCGAGTCCCTCCTCGATTCGGCACGCCCGCAAATTGGCGAAATCGTCGAAGAACATACAGAACGAGCCAACT from Oxynema aestuarii AP17 harbors:
- a CDS encoding MotA/TolQ/ExbB proton channel family protein produces the protein MNVEEIFQKGGVSMWPLLFLSILSLGTIIERLWFWGSVLSREKELVNRILEAARYDWRVAHEIARQARKTPVGRFLYAPLKLETPDPEVFRLALEASADDELASMRRGDKVLEAVIALSPLLGLFGTVWGLINSLGSIRIGDIGTASTQGVTLGIGEALISTATGLAVAIFTLAFYRVFQAFLFSQMKVFRKCGSELELLYRQHWSQVLHSSPETAPTVAPWTPEPIAQGSYKMGGDGDLGLSEPPPPPPDAEETGKVDRSNSPE
- a CDS encoding DUF4359 domain-containing protein: MKYVHGIALLGGVATIALGAAMAISNPGLDRYNEYATDEITGYLREQGCDRVPIARDRCESLLDSARPQIGEIVEEHTERANFFVFSLYKTEFSPQFLPFIPSYELETVGAFNRFYTYRAGSGN
- a CDS encoding ExbD/TolR family protein, translating into MKINFDSPDEEVRIELIPLIDVIFCILTFFLLAALQLTRQQAINVDLPQAETGSAQMREMLIVSVDRFGQTYIDDQPRDRQELSQWLRAYKKARPDGLLVLYASKMASYNDVVQVLDLLREVGGDRVALATIPSSGEIPENPNPDSLNPLGLPPSPENLQLPDPPAESEGGGDATTPEADLLPNN